The genomic DNA TGTTCGCCATAGATCAAAAAGATCACCGAACCACCGAGCAAGCCCAGGCCGTCGGTCAACATGCCGGTGATGGTGCCGGTGCGATACCCCAATTGCAGGGCGTTGCCAAAGCTGGTCTGCGCGGCCGTGGCGACCCGCAGGTTGCCAATGGTGGCCAGCCGCATGCCGACCAGGCCCACCATGGCGGAGAAGAACGAGCCGACAAAGAAGGCGATGGCTCGCCCCCAGGCAATGGCTGGATCAGTCTCGGGGTTGGCCTTGGCGGCAAAGTACAGCAAAGCGGTGATCACCAGAATCAGGATGAACACCACGCGAAACTGCCGTGTCAGATAGGCGTTGGCGCCTTCACGCACCGCCTGGGCAATTTCCTGCATACGGGGCGTCCCTTGCGGGGCGTTCTTCACTTGTCCCACCAACATGCCGGCATAGGCCAAACCGGCGAACGCCACAATCACGTTGGCGATCAGCGCGATTTTTTCCATCGAGCTGTACTTTTCGCTCACCATCGGCTCGAACAGCACGATCTTGCCGTGTGCCTCGGTCTCCGCAGGCGCCGCCGCCTCGGGAGGGGCCGCTTCCAGTTGGGCTTCGCTTTTTCCCATTTCTGGCTGAGTGCTCGGAACGTCAAGCTGCCGCCAACCGGCCGCGGAGACGATTCCTACGAGAACCAAAGCCATCCAGATTGTGGTAGCTCGTCTGCTCATTGCTGAACTGATCCCTCTATATGACCGCGAGAAGTAGCTGTTTTTCGCCATTGAGAAGCCGAAAAGATACCGTATGGCGCTAACGATGGATAGCACTTTTGGGAGCAATTTTTTGACTCCCTAAGGCAAGCGGCGTAGCGACTTGCGTGTGGCGGTCTTGGCTGAGGGCAAGCGTTGCCAAACAGCCATCGGCAGAACGCCGGAGATTGGCCAACCACTGGTCGGCCATACGCAAAGATAGACGAGCTTTTCGGCCCACAATGGCGGCCGCAAGGCATGTAGCTGCCGCGGCGATTAGAAGAATCCGCCGCCGCTACGCGAATTTGATGCACTAACCTTGGCTTCTGCCTTTTCCTGAGCGCCGCGCGCGCCCTGGGGAATTTGTTCGCGCGGAGGGGGTGCCTTCTCTCGCGCGGTTACGGCAGCGGGCGCGAGAAGTTGCTTTAGTAGGTTATCTAACTTGTCATGGATTGTCTCAGTTTGAGTCACCACCAACACGCCACGAAAATATTCAACCGCGCCCTGTCCTCCAGCGTCGCCCCAGGAGTCCGGTGCAATCGTATTCACGACTATGCTGATTAACGACTCGTGATCCTCGCGGCATTTGCTGATCGTTACCATATCCGCGACTGGGTAGACCCGCGTCACAAGATGCTCGGAGGCCGCGTCTCTGGTGGTGATGACCAGCACCTGATTCTTGACGATCCAGGCCAGATCGAGGTTTTCCAACATCAAATCCAAGGCATTGCGCAGCTTGACGCCAGAGAGATGAAGATTCACGGGGGTATCGGCGGCCACACCCGCCTCTTCGAGATGCCTGGAATCCAATTGAATCGGTATCTTGTGAAGGTCCGCAAAGTACGCGATGACCTCGTTAAGGGGCGTCTCGACGAAGTCGAGCGTCGTCGGCTTGTCGAGTTCCTGGCGAATCTTGGCGGTGATCGCATCGTCCGTAGCGCCCAGTGAGCCAGCCACTTGTGGCGCTGCGGCATCGGCGACAACTGGCGCCGATGGTTCTTCAGCCCACGCCAGGCCCGTCGTGCATACCAAAGCCGCCAAGATGAGCGATCGCATGATTCTGCCTCCCGATGGGGAAACCGCGTTGAACTTGGGTCCAGCGCACTTCACGCTACTACCGCCGCGCAAACGCCGCCAGCATTTTTTCCAAGAACTGGACCGGCCGGACCGGCTATTGCCTCATACGGCCAAGCAGCATGGCGCATTGTCAAATCTCAGCGTTTGGGATGACAATGCACGACCGCCGAACAGGCCAGCGCCGCGGCGGCAAGCAAAAACCTAGGGCTCATGAGAGCATCGCCGCCGGCGGCCAAGCCAAATCGAGGGAATTCATGGGCGCAGAAGAGTGGATATCTGACTCCTATTACGATGCTCTAGGAGGCCAACACTTTGCCCCGCGAAGTACCATTGCGGCGATTCGGCTGGCGATGGGACTTGATGAGTCGGCCCCCGAACCCAAGTATCCCCCGGTTTATGTGATTCGCGCCGGCCACGAGTTGTCGCTGGCCGCGCCGGCGGAGATACAGTTGGAAGATGGCGCCACGCTCCGCGCCACCGACCGCCTGCCGGGCGACCTGCCGCTGGGCTATCACCAATTGCGGTACGACGACGCAGCCGCATCGATTCCGCTCATCATCAGTCCAGGCAAGTGTTACCTGCCCGACGGTTTGAAGTTGTGGGGCTGGGTGGCGCAGCTCTATTCGGTTCGCTCGCAAGCCAGTTGGGGCATCGGCGACCTGGCCGATTTGGAGCAGCTTGCGCGCTGGAGCGCGGGCCAAGGCGCTGGGCTATTGGTGGTGAACCCTCTTTCGGCGCCCGCGCCGGTGCTGCCGCAAGAGGCCAGTCCCTACTACCCCAGCAGCCGGCGATACCGCAATCCGTTGTATCTGTGCGTCGATCGTGTGCCGGGCGCCGCGGAGGTGGCCGACGCGCTGGCGCCATTGGCGCGCGAAGCGCATCTGTTGAACCACGTCTCGCGCATCGACCGCGACGCGATTTATCGGCTCAAGCTGCTCGCTCTGGAAAAGCTGTTTGCGCGCTTTACGGGCGATGCCGACTTCGACCGCTATCTGGCCGAGCAGGGAACGGCGCTCACGGAGTTTTCCACCTACTGCGCGCTGGCCGAGCGGCACGGCGCCTATTGGCCACAGTGGCCCACCGAACTGCGACATCCCACTAGCGCGGCGGTGGCCGAGTTTCAACGCGCCGCGGCGGAGCGCGTGCGTTTTCATGCCTGGCTGCAATGGCTGTTGGACAGTCAACTGCGCGAGGCGGGGCGGCATCTGCGGCTCATGTCCGATCTGCCGATTGGTTGCGACATCAGCGGCGCCGATGCCTGGGCCTGGCAGGACATGATCGCCGCCGACATGCAGATTGGCGCCCCGCCCGACTTGTATAACACGGCCGGCCAGTGCTGGGGGATGCCGCCAATCATTCCGCACAAACTGCGTCAGGCGGGCTACCGACCCTTCATCGAAACGATTCGCGCCAGTCTGCGGCACTCGGGAGGCGTGCGGATCGATCACATCCTCGGCTTCTTTCGCTTGTTTTGGATACCGCAAGGCGCGCCGGCCAGCGATGGCGCCTATGTCAGTTACCCGGCCGAGGAACTGCTCGATATTCTCGCGCTCGAAAGCGTGCGCGCCGGCGCGGTGATCGTGGGAGAGGACTTGGGCACTGTCGGCGGCGACGTGCGGCAATGGCTCGCCGAGCGGAGGCTGCTCTCGTATCGCGTGCTGTACTTCGAGCCCGAACCGCCGCGCAATTATCCGTATCTGTCGCTGGCGACGGTCTCGACGCACGACTTGCCGACCGTGGCCGGCCTGTGGAGTGGCGCCGACGCCGAGGATCAGGTGCAATTGGGCATTAACCCCAGCGCCGATCTGATGGAGCGGCCGCGCGAACAACTAGCGCGGCTAGGGGGCTTGGCTCACAACGCGCCGGTGGACGACGCCATCTTGGCCGCGCATCGCGCCCTGGCCGAAGCGCCATCGGCCCTCATCACCGCGACGCTGGAAGACGCCGCCGCGCAGGCCGAGCGGCCCAACATGCCGGGCACAGTCGCGGCGCAGCGGCCCAACTGGTCGATCGCGCTGCCATTGTCGCTTGAGCAACTGCTGGCGGCGCCGCGCACGAAAGAGATTGCCGCGGCGCTCACTCAAACGCATGGCGCGCCGCCCAACAACTAGAACTGCGAGCCGTTCTGCGTCCAACTTTCGATGACGCGCACATTGTCCCAGGTGTACGGTCCCACGTTGATGGTGCTGTTCAGGTAGCGCGTGCCCACCTGATAGTAGTCGCCCGTGGGGCGCGTGAAGGCGGGGCCGCCGGCGTAGCGGCGACCGATCTCGACCGGCCGCGCCGGATTGTGGCTGTAGTAGCTGGGCCGAAAGATCCAGCTATTGCCGCCTGCCTGGGTCAGCGATGGCAGTGCGAGAACGGCAAACAAGACGAGTGGGGCGAGGAGGCGCTTCATGGCGGTGAGTCGGCGAGGAGGGACCAGGTGCAGCGTAATGGCGCGTCCTGCGTGACGGGTGTTCCTACTGCGGATGTTCGACCATCAACTGCTCGGCCGCCACGTCGTACACATATTTGTGTCCCTCGGGCAACTCGGGCAGGTTGATGTAGTTGGCCTTGATGATCTTGTCGAAGAACTCCTGCTCGCTCTCGGGCGAGCGTCCTTCGGAGGCCTTGAACAAGCTCATCGCCTGCGGAATTTGAATGTTGAAAGCCACCTGCTCCTTGGCGATGAAGTAGGTGTTGATCGGCGTGGTGATGATGTCGCCCGCGGTCGGTTCGACCGGTACCGGGTCGCTTTGCTTGCCGACACCCACGGTCGCCTCTTCGCGCACCATTTCGGGGGCGGGTTCCGCCGCGGGGGCCGCGGCTTCCACAGGCGTCTCGACGGTTTCGGCAGTTGGTTCAGTCGCCGCGGGCTCGGTGGTCGATTTGGGCGGCTCGCAGCCAAACCACACGACCAGCGTCAGGGCGAGCATCAATTTCCAGGCGATTGCGGTTCTCATGGCAAGTTCCATGTTGATTAGGGGCCAGCGGCGATACTAGGGAGAAAGTCGCCAGTTCCAGGCCTCCATTTCGGCCAACAGGTTCCGTTTAGTCAGGTCGTAATGGAGAGGTGTGACGGTCACATGCCCTTTAGATAGGGCGGTCAAGTCGGTTTCGTGCTGACTGGGGGGGGGCGGCGGGTCGCTGGTCGCCCAGTAATAGTTGCGACCGCGCGGGTCGACCCGCTTCTCGAAGCCCTCGCCGTAGCGAGCAATCCCCATCGGGACCACCTTGACCTGCGGTTTCCCCTGGAGCGCCGCCAGCGGCATGTTGAGATTATAAAGCTGCGGCGTCGCGCCGCGCTTCTCCAGTATTTGCTCGATCACTCGCCGCGCGATGCTGGCCGCGCGCGCGTAGTCGGCCGTGGCGCTGTACTCCAACGACACCGCCACGCTCATCAGATCGAAAAAGGCGCCTTCGATCGCTGCCGCCACCGTGCCCGAGTACAGCACGTTGATGCCGGCGTTCAATCCCGAGTTGATGCCCGACACCACCAGGTCGGGTCGCTTCTTGCAAAACTCGAAGACGCCGATCTTCACGCAGTCGGCAGGGCTCCCCTCGACGGCGTAGCCGCGCAGCCGGCGATCATCGTCGAACACCTCTTGCACGACGAGCGGACTAAGAAAGGTGATCGAATGGGCGACGCCGCTCTGCTCGACCAGCGGCGCCACCACGCACACATCTCCCAAGGCCGCCAGTTCGCGCTCCAAGGCGCGCAGGCCCGGTGCGTAGATGCCGTCGTCGTTGGTGAGCAAGATCTGCACGAGTTGCCTGCTGAATGGGTTGCTCGAATGGGGCTGGCGCCGCGAGGGTTCACTATAGTGCGGTGAGATTAGACGGCATAGGGTTGGCTCGGTAGTGGCGTGGCGCGCCGATTGCTACAACAAGCAACCTGAGCAAGTGGGCGCGCACGATGGGATCGAGAGGAGCCTTGCCATGACCACCGACGCCGCGGCCAAGGGGCGCCGCTTTCTGTTCTTTGTTGAAGACATCTACGAAGACCTGGAATTGTGGTATCCCAAGCTGCGCCTGATCGAGGCCGGCGCCGAAGTGGTGGTGGCGGGCCCCCAGGCGGGACACGTCTATCACGGCAAGCACAGCTACCCGTGCAAGTCAGACGCGGCCATCGCCGACGTGCAAGCGCGCGACTTTCATGGCGTGGTGCTCCCCGGCGGCTTCTCGCCCGACAAGCTGCGCCGCGATGCCAAACTACTGGAGTTGATTCGCCAGTGTAGCGCCGATGGCAAAGTAATCGCGGCCATCTGCCACGGCGGCTGGATGGCGATCTCGGCCGGCGTCTATCGCGGCGTGCGGGTGACAGGCTCCCCTGGCATCAAGGACGATTTGGTCAACGCCGGCGCCATTTGGGAAGACGCGGCGGTGGTGGTCGACCGTCACTTTGTCTCCAGCCGCAAGCCCGACGATCTGCCGCTGTTCTGCCAAGGCATCTTTCAAGTGCTGGCGGGCAAGTAACGCCGCGAATTACGGGTTGGTGAGCGGGCGGCCGTTCGCCATACTTGGCGCGTGACAAGCACTCGGCCCACGGTTCTGATTCTCGGCGCAGGAATCAACGGCTGCGCGCTGGCGCGCGAACTGGCGCTGTCGGGCGTCGATATCCATTTGGTGGATCAGGCCGATATCGCCTTTGGGGCCACCGCCTACTCGTCGCGCCTGATTCACGGCGGACTGCGCTATCTGGAATATGGCGAGTTCGACCTGGTGCGCGAATCGCTCGCCGAGCGCACTCGGCTGTTACGCCTGGCGCCGCAGTTCGTGCGGCCGCTGCAACTCTTTATTCCCACCGACAACCGCTTCGGCGGATTGGTCTCGTCGGCGGCGCGATTCTTAGGCTGGCCTAAGCGCTGGGCCGAGGCGCCGGCCGGCCGCCGCGGCGCGCTGCTCGTGCGCATGGGGCTATGGTTCTACGACACCTACGCCCGCGATCCGTCGCTCCCCAAGCGGGCGACCCATCGCGCCGGGGCGCCCGATGTGGTGCGCGTCGACGCGAGCAAATTTCGCTGGCTCTTGTCATATTACGACGCGCAGGTGCGCTACCCGGAGCGGTTCACCGTGGCGCTGGCCACCGACGCCGCGCGCATCGCGGCCGAGCAAGGCGCCGTGTTTCGCTTGCACACCTACGCCCACACTCGGCTGGCGGGGCGCCGCGCGAGCATCCACTCGGTATCGACGGGCGAAATGCTCGACGAATTTGCGCCAGACGTGATCGTGAACGCCACCGGCGCCTGGGTCGATCTGACATTGGCCGAGTTGCACGTGCCTTCCAAACCGCTAATGGGAGGCACCAAGGGGAGCCACTTTGTAACGCATCACGCTGCCTTGCGCGACGCGCTCGACAGCAAGGCCATCTACGCCGAGGCGACCGATGGCCGGCCCGTTTTTATCCTGCCGTTTGGCGATGGCGTGCTGGTGGGCACCACCGACGAGCCCTACTCTGGCGACCCGGCCGACGCGCTGGCCAGCGGCGCCGAGATTGACTACCTGCTGGCCACCGTGAATGACATTGTGCCCGGTGTGGATATCAATGCCGCCGATATCGACCTGCACTATTGCGGCGTGCGTCCGCTGCCGCGCGTCGCCGCCGATCGACCGGCGGCAATCACCCGCCGGCACTGGATACAGGAGCATCGCGACCAGACGCCGCCGCTCTATTCGATCATTGGCGGCAAGCTCACCACCTGCCGGTCGCTGGCTGAGGAGAGCGCGCGCACGATACTCAAGCGCCTCGATCGAGAGCCGACAACCAATTCGCGCGAGCGTCTGTTGCCGGGCGCCAACGATTATCCCACCAACGCGACCGACATCGCCGCGCGCCAAGCGACGATTGCGCGGTGCGTGAGGCTGACCACGCAGCAGGTCGCCGCGGTGTGGGCCCTCTGCGGAACAGATTGCGAAACGGCGCTCGCCGGCGAAGACCACGACCCGGCAAGCCTCGCCGGCACGTCGTTGCCGGCGCGGTTCGCGCGGCACGTCATCCGACACGAATGGGCGACCACGCTCGATGATCTGGTCGAGCGGCGACTGATGCTGTTGTTTCAGCCCGCGCTGTGCGTCGCATGTCTGCGGCAACTGGCGGAGTTAATGGTGGCAGAAGGAAAATTGCAGCCACCTGCGGTCGATGCCGCCATCGAGACGACGATCACTCGGCTGGCGACCCACTTTGGCAAGCGCGTGGCGCCGCTGGCAACTTAATCGGCGATCCAGTAACGGACAATGCAGTACACCGCGTTGATCGCGTCTTTGAAGCCGATCTTCTTGCCTTCGGAGTAGTCGCGGCCAGAGTACGAGATCGGCGCCTCGTAAATCCGATACTTGCGGCGGGCGATCTTGGCCGTCAGTTCCGGCTCCACGCCAAAGCGGTTCTGCCGAATCGTGATGTCGCTCAGCACCTCGCGCCGAAAGA from Pirellulales bacterium includes the following:
- the malQ gene encoding 4-alpha-glucanotransferase, with product MGAEEWISDSYYDALGGQHFAPRSTIAAIRLAMGLDESAPEPKYPPVYVIRAGHELSLAAPAEIQLEDGATLRATDRLPGDLPLGYHQLRYDDAAASIPLIISPGKCYLPDGLKLWGWVAQLYSVRSQASWGIGDLADLEQLARWSAGQGAGLLVVNPLSAPAPVLPQEASPYYPSSRRYRNPLYLCVDRVPGAAEVADALAPLAREAHLLNHVSRIDRDAIYRLKLLALEKLFARFTGDADFDRYLAEQGTALTEFSTYCALAERHGAYWPQWPTELRHPTSAAVAEFQRAAAERVRFHAWLQWLLDSQLREAGRHLRLMSDLPIGCDISGADAWAWQDMIAADMQIGAPPDLYNTAGQCWGMPPIIPHKLRQAGYRPFIETIRASLRHSGGVRIDHILGFFRLFWIPQGAPASDGAYVSYPAEELLDILALESVRAGAVIVGEDLGTVGGDVRQWLAERRLLSYRVLYFEPEPPRNYPYLSLATVSTHDLPTVAGLWSGADAEDQVQLGINPSADLMERPREQLARLGGLAHNAPVDDAILAAHRALAEAPSALITATLEDAAAQAERPNMPGTVAAQRPNWSIALPLSLEQLLAAPRTKEIAAALTQTHGAPPNN
- the surE gene encoding 5'/3'-nucleotidase SurE; translated protein: MQILLTNDDGIYAPGLRALERELAALGDVCVVAPLVEQSGVAHSITFLSPLVVQEVFDDDRRLRGYAVEGSPADCVKIGVFEFCKKRPDLVVSGINSGLNAGINVLYSGTVAAAIEGAFFDLMSVAVSLEYSATADYARAASIARRVIEQILEKRGATPQLYNLNMPLAALQGKPQVKVVPMGIARYGEGFEKRVDPRGRNYYWATSDPPPPPSQHETDLTALSKGHVTVTPLHYDLTKRNLLAEMEAWNWRLSP
- a CDS encoding type 1 glutamine amidotransferase, which encodes MTTDAAAKGRRFLFFVEDIYEDLELWYPKLRLIEAGAEVVVAGPQAGHVYHGKHSYPCKSDAAIADVQARDFHGVVLPGGFSPDKLRRDAKLLELIRQCSADGKVIAAICHGGWMAISAGVYRGVRVTGSPGIKDDLVNAGAIWEDAAVVVDRHFVSSRKPDDLPLFCQGIFQVLAGK
- a CDS encoding glycerol-3-phosphate dehydrogenase/oxidase; protein product: MTSTRPTVLILGAGINGCALARELALSGVDIHLVDQADIAFGATAYSSRLIHGGLRYLEYGEFDLVRESLAERTRLLRLAPQFVRPLQLFIPTDNRFGGLVSSAARFLGWPKRWAEAPAGRRGALLVRMGLWFYDTYARDPSLPKRATHRAGAPDVVRVDASKFRWLLSYYDAQVRYPERFTVALATDAARIAAEQGAVFRLHTYAHTRLAGRRASIHSVSTGEMLDEFAPDVIVNATGAWVDLTLAELHVPSKPLMGGTKGSHFVTHHAALRDALDSKAIYAEATDGRPVFILPFGDGVLVGTTDEPYSGDPADALASGAEIDYLLATVNDIVPGVDINAADIDLHYCGVRPLPRVAADRPAAITRRHWIQEHRDQTPPLYSIIGGKLTTCRSLAEESARTILKRLDREPTTNSRERLLPGANDYPTNATDIAARQATIARCVRLTTQQVAAVWALCGTDCETALAGEDHDPASLAGTSLPARFARHVIRHEWATTLDDLVERRLMLLFQPALCVACLRQLAELMVAEGKLQPPAVDAAIETTITRLATHFGKRVAPLAT